DNA sequence from the Pectinophora gossypiella chromosome 12, ilPecGoss1.1, whole genome shotgun sequence genome:
tgatatatcactctttgcagatgacacgaaaataacggggaattcacttattagccataatataatccaaggtgatcttgatagagtaattgctcggacccgagattggctaatcacattaaacgtagacaaatgcactgtgttgcatgttgacagtaaccaccccacgttgagttacaccattgactcaaaacctctcgagtgtgttaaaaaacaaaaggaccttggcataacgataacacataatctaaagtgggacgaacacattattggaatcactaagaaggataactccctcttatacataattagaaaagctttttatcacatagatacggaattgtttcttaggctttacaaaacttacttacgtcagaccgctgttagaacatgggtttcaaatatggagactttactatcggaaggacatttcactactagagagagtccaaagaagagcaacaaagatggtgacagtactggctggccggagtggaccttatcgggggccgcaggactctcacctctggcttgcattcattggccagccagagtggggcgttagagctatacgctcgcagggtggaagtgaaagatgcataagtcgcgagttggtaaggcgggtaaaccgcctcgcagaaagcggtgtacacctcttgacaccctgagatgctcacaaccatgtcgccagccttgccgtccagttgcgtcggctagataggtggctcaaccagtgagtgacgagtcaccgcctgcccaatgtatctctgttattaacattggtcgagcaggcgccatagtccccatggccccagtatataggttcattaacccccaacccaatagcccagttccttttgttcccataatctgcaatagtcctacacgaaccagggattgtctttggatgcactcccatagtgcatacagggataatctccggttggtgtcacaacacatttaaagtaaattgtcttaaggggcctctacgtgttggcttcggccccacgcacgccttccaaaagtccgggactccatgacagacccgacccgagacatggaaacgacatacaaataataataagattaaaaataattaaataaaaaatattttcccatgattcgggaatttttcgggtgtttattttattttcccatattttcccgatattttttctttcccacccaattttttctttccctgcccatcactaattgtgatatttccccaccgggattcggacccgggaccacggaggccgttgagtTGAGttttaacgcgataattacctattttctcattataattatttaaaaatgcaatgtaatggctgaagcatgtataaaaataatagttgcttgatattttgatcacattatgtttaaaattgtgttgctacctaaatcgcttctctttattttgatcagaataatgggtgtaataaaaagggtcatcatttatacccaaaaacgaagatgaaagatgcatgtctgttatccatgaaaatagaaggttcatcgtcatcatcagcccattaacgtccccactgctggggcacgggccttccctatgggtggatagggagatcgggccttaaaccatcacgcgggcccagtgcggattgatggttattaacgactgccaatgcagccgggaccaacggcttaacgtgccttccgaagcacggaggagcataGAAGGTTAGGAGAaaatagaaggttaaacgaagaaaaaactgtacagcgccatctatgttgatTTTAAGGAACGTACCCTGGAGTCGCTCATTATCCTTGTTTCTAGTCGGCAGGCAGCTCcatattattttaaagttaattaAGATGTTTGTTTGCACAAAAGTTGACTTGATAGCACTATGTTTTGTGTGTATTATGTAAGGTCTGTgcccactacaccgtatcatacTAGGACCGTGTCAGGCAGCGACCGGTGCGTGCCGGACGCTACTATGTCCACTGCAACAGAGTAACCCCGTTCTATCCCCGTATGTACCGGGGTGCATTGCACGATTCGGTGTTCATCATAGTCATTTGAAATTCatacaaagaatatttttttgcatgtgCCGGGACGGATACGGTCCTGgtatgatacggtgtagtgggcACGGACCTTTAGTCGTCATTTCATGTAGTTTTTCATATTTGTCAATAATTTCACTGGTGTATTAAACAATGAAATACAGTTACAATACGAGACATAcagagaaataaataacaagaaaatGTAACAGCAATATTATTATCGACATTGTGATGTATTATCAGGCAATAAAGATTAATAATTGAACAGTTCCGTTTATGATTTCATATCCTGTTACAAAAAGCATCGCAAACAAGATTTTAAagaatgttaaaaataatttattgaaagTTCTTTTCAAGGTGGTGAAGAAAATGCTGTTTAACAATAAGGCCACGGAATAAGCGCTTTTCGTCCTGTGTTCTGTTATGCGCAAAGTTAATGATTAATTTTGatgaataacagcctccgtggtctagtggttagagcgttaggctcacgatctggacattgtcgaaatcactttgtgagactcctttgtttggtaaggacttttcaggcttgaatcacctgattgtccgaaaaagtaagatgattccgtgcttcggagggcacgttaagccgttggtcccggctattagccgtaaaaacacctccaccaacccgcattggagcagcgtggtggagtatgctgcataccccctccggtttattgaggggaggcctgtgcctagcagtgggacgtatataggctgcttatgttatgttatgtctgatGAATAAAACCAACATAGTGAAGTCTATCAATTATATTTCAGTAaaaaattatacatattataacctATCTTAAAACTATACCGCTCTCCGTTACGGGGGAGGATAGTAGGGCCGCGGGGGCGGGCCGGGGGGCGGGGGCCCGCGGCCCGGGAGGGGCGGGAAGTAGTGCGGCGGCGGGACCACGACGCCGGGGAAGCGCGGCCCGGGGGCGCCCGCGcccggcggcgccggcggcggctcCGAgtacagcggcggcggcggcccgcTCAGCGGGATCCTCGGTGGCGGCGGGATGTTCGGCGGCGGCGCACTGCATTTTCATTTCACATTTCAATTCATTCCATTTTAAACTTCACACCTAAATTCGGATCCCAAGATCAATAATCAGACTGGTGTAAAAGTAATCAATCTACGAACTAAGGggtttaatctttcgaacgccggaacgcggatctcgaccagacacaatgtaaaatctattgtgtctggtatctcggcatatgagaggttaaaaggccacattgcaactattcatcttagaaagcaaattgctatttgacattagttgacattgCACTAAGTGTGCAAGTTTAACCCACTTTCTCCTTTTATACGTCAGCACTAAGAGGGAGTTTTCCTTGAAAGTGGAGATCAACAGTTAGTAAATGTAactctaggtaggtacctatacactGGTGGATACGCCGGCAGGCCGGGGTACGGGTACGGGAACCGCAGAGGCGGCTCAATCTTAGGAGGCTCGAGCTTCGCATCGGCGCCGTTCTTGATCGGCGTGTGCGCCGCCGCCGTCACCGGCTTAGTGGCGGCGACAGGTGAGACGGAAGCTGGCGGTGTAACGGAGGGCGGCTTCTTGTCGTTTTTTGGCTGCTTAGCTGAGATGGGGGGCGAGTCACCGCCCGACGCCTGCGTCTGTGGCGAGTACAGGTCTAGTACCTGCAACAAATACTTAATTTCAGATAAATGATCCAAAACAACAACAGTGAATTCAATAAAAAtcatacttaattcatcttacaATGGACCTTTGGTTggtaattgggatatagtcattaAGATATACAATTGGGATATATGCTTAATGcatgtacaaaataaattaaagtaaaattaaaagcaATAGCCATCAAATAATAAATCCTTAATGACTGAGTGAACATTTCATTGTTACATTAACCAAGTAGGCATTATTGCATCAAATTAATCACTTTTTATACAGAAATAACTTGtcagttttaatgttttgttaAAAAGCAATTTCAACCTACAGGGAGGTTGTGTTGTGTGATAAATTGATATTGACTCATtgtaatgaaattaataaatcattaaaaaataattggtgtTTAGATTTGAATTGTCTGCAATGTCATAAccttatgtaatgtaatattttcAAAATGCAGTGGTTGGCACTAGCAAACCAACTGACAGGCATTGGGCGATAAGCCTGTAAAGGGTGTCCAcacattttatcattttaatgGCCTCTGTGTTCCAGAGCTTTGGGATCATCTCCGGGATTggcatccggaggtcccgggtatgaatcctggtggggacatatcacaaaaatcactttgtgatccctagtttggttagaacattacaggctgatcacctgattgtccgaaagtaagatccttacaccttaagctgttggtcccggttactacttactgatgtaagttagtagttgttacatgagtcatgtcaggggcttttggcggctcaatagtaacccttacaccaggattgatggggttggtaatcaacctcacaacacacacaataGAAAAAGGGTGTGTAAGTTTAGTACTAATCCTAATATGAGCCACTTAGTTGCTTGATATAAcataaaatgcaataaataatattgatccTTAGGGATTACGGCTATTGCATCACTCTGTATAACTAACCTGATGGCAGATATCTTCCAACAAGTCCATGGTAATGTCTTCGACAAACATGTCCCACCAAGCGGTGTGCTTTGGTGTCCGTCCGTTCCAATCTACTACCTCGAACTTGCTGAGCTTTCCCGCAAGGAACATGAGTGCCACCGCAATCACCTCCGGCTCCCATTGGAGGCACAGAGTGGTACACAGACTGGAAAGTAAAGTATGGTATTGTATGAATATGAATGCATGTTTCCTCAAACAGAAAGTCTagatctattttctcatttattTAGAATGTAAGAGAAATTAACACAGCAGTCAGTGACATTTAAAATCTTAGAaactaaataaatgttttaataaataccaTATGCAAactttattgttttgtaattagGTTTTCTATCATAAACTATGGATAATATTAGTTGCGTAACAACAACATGTGCAGTTTTATACTGTCTCTACAGCTCCTTATTAATATTGTAGCAGAGTTTGTGATTAAGTGGTACTACATTTGTTTTACTGCATTAAGACATGTATGGGCTGTATAGGCTGCTGAATAACAAAGTGTGCACTCACCTGTCGTTCACAAACGTCCATGCCATCTGAACCATCTTTTGCAACTTGCCCTTGTCCCCTTTCAAACATTTAGCATATTTCAGCAAATACCCATAAGGGTGCTCCACTTGCAGGTCGAACTTGATCGTCTGCAGCAGGATCCGCTCCAGTGTCATCACTTCCTCCTTCGGGTCTTCTCCGAACGTCCCAAACTTCTGCTCGGTAAGCAAACTCTTCGCCACTTTTATTATATCCTTACATTTCTTCGGCGTCTCTTCCACTTTGCCCGCCAAAAACAGACAACAGCACGCCGTTATATACCTCGGGAATGTTTTGAACGAGTGGAACATGTAGAACCGATGGAAATAAACAACTCCAGTCGCCACAGTATTATAACCTAAGTCCATCTTCGACCCTGTGTCGATGATGAAGCGAGCGCCCTCCTTCCGATACCGATTCTCGGTGTCATTGCTGATCCCATCGCGAAACGACGGCGTGTTCTGTAGATCCTTCTTATCGTAGTACCAATAAGGCATTTTTGGAACTTTACTATAacaataatatcaataaaacgTCGCTAACCTCCACCGCCATTTGACAACTGAACCACAACTGAACTGAACCGTATATATAAAAGTACTCTGTGGAACTGACTGAACTGACTgactctatctatctataacaCAACAAAATTGTTGAACACTTACGCTGAGTACATTACACCAATAATGGCGTCTAACTTCATTTAGTCGGTTAATGAATACGACTCATTTGACATTTCATGGAAATTGTTGccataataatatactaatattctactatttcattttttttttaatgtttttagcTTGGTTGAAGaggaaacagttttttttaccCAGAATAAAGGGTTTGTTTTGTCCAAGGAATATACTATTCTCTAACCGAGAGAAGAATATTAACTAAGTAGAAAAAAACCGCGACCACAAATTACACACGTATGCACACTAGCGTCGTTACGTACGTTACGTATGATTACAGAACGTTCGTGTAATTTTAGAACAGCCCCGATCTAAGTTTTTGtggatttattttgtaaattggtTTCCAATCCCTTTAGCCCACAAAAAAACGACGTTCTCTTTTCAGTGCGTCTGTATCAagtctgtatattttttatagctacctacttatttctgtTTATTCCAAGAAATTCAAACATTATACGttctttcgaattttatttcatttcattgtcttaaataaacaaaatgttcaaagtttatCTTATCAGTGGAGTAATGTACCTAATTCTTGTTTTCAACTGAGATTCAAGCTGTTATCAATCATTCATTATCCAAGCCCCCCGTTACGAGTAGGTTATTCTGTAAATAGTTCGAATCACAGAACGTGCTCGAATAATACACTTGTGCTTAGCACAGTCCATGACTGATCCAAAATAACTTCTGGTTTCGTTTCGGATAGTTTTGTGGTTCTGTCTGTCCTGTGTAAGTACGGCGATTGCTAATCAGTTTTAGAAAgtcattaaaaattaaaaaggatTAAGTTAAGTTCCTACTTACAGTTCCAGTAAATACGTACGTACCTaggtattaaatattattataatgtaaaacaTGTTCGTTAACATTTTGAATGACTATTATGAGGTCGTTTAAGCTCATTAGTTTGATAATACACCACTAGTGCTACGTAATGAAAGGCCGTGCTCCTTATCATACTTGCTAATGTTTCGGAGCTGAGTAAACACGACTGGTTGAATAATTGTATGCTTGCATCAGTCACAATATGGCGCTCAGAACCGGTGCTACGTTTCTGAAGCTTAACACGTTACGGCAAGCCATTCGGGTAAgttaatttgttaattttacaaataaggTAACGATACAGAAATAAGATATTCTTCAACTCTAACTTTTGCACAAGTTATACTTGTATCTTACTTAAATTTCCAATCCGCTGTCAAAATTAATGCTCGTGTCCttgtaaaataacataatatgtttAACAagtattagttaattaatattattttcataacaaATGTTTGCGATTTGATTTTGTAGCCGACTGTacatttgtgattttttttttaatttgtagtgATGTACCTGTGTAATATTATACacctatcattttttttaaatagaactTTTGATTTCCAGGTGCTGTCCACCCATACGCGGCCGGAAGTTAGCCATAATGGCGGGAAAGCGGACTTCCCTGGAGCCAAAGCTCCCTACGTGAATGAAATGAAGTTTTTAAATGAAACCAGTTATGATCCTATTCCCATCTATCGAGTGATAAACAATAATGGCGAAATCATCGATAATAAGGAAGATCCAAATATCGATAAAGATACATTGTTACATATGTATAAAACAATGGTACAACTGAGCCAAAtggataaaattttgtatgagtCTCAAAGGTATGTTGTGTACGTTCTTAGCTCTATTTTCTGTATGCATTTCGTAAGCgactataaaatcaaataaatcttAATTCACGAATTTACATATAGTGGGTTTTAAAATTCTGGCGACAGATTTGGCCACTAGCTCGAGCCAATtggataaaattttgtatgagtCTCAAAGGTATGTTGTGTACGTTCTTAGCTCTATTTTCTGTATGAATTTCGTAAGCGCTgaactgctgaggcacgggcctttcctatggatggatagggagatcaggccttaaaccaccacgcgggcccagtgcagattggtggttattaacggctgctaatgcagccgggaccgactgcttaacgtgccttccgaagcacggaggagctcgaaatgaaaactttttttttgtggtcacccatcctatgaccggcctttgcgaaatttgcttaacttcaacaatcgcagaccgagcgcgtttaccgctgcgccaccgagctcctgtcCGATGTTAAGagttatacattattattaataaatattcatttttcagACAAGGTCGTATCTCATTTTACATGACCAATAATGGTGAAGAAGGTATGCATGTTGGTAGTGCAGCAGCTCTTTCTCCTCATGACTTGGTGTTTGCCCAGTACCGTGAGGTGGGAGTGTTTCTTTATCGAGGAGTGACCGTCACCGAGCTGGTTAACCAATGCTATGGTAACCACGAAGACCCTGGCAAAGGAAGACAGATGCCAGTACATTATGGCAACAAGCACCATAACTTAGTTACTATTTCGAGTCCTTTGGGTAAGATCCATTATACTAATTCATAAAAAGTTGTACAAATTAACTTAAACAGCTTTCCATCGAGTAAGAATTAGAGCTTTACCGCAGCCATATATAAATTACTCCAAAAAGAAGATGAAACTGAATTTTTCTAAAGCAAATTAAAATTACTGTCTATAGCTTTACTacagtttttattatatttttagcaACTCAGATGCCCCAAGCTGTAGGCGCTGCGTACGCGCTGAAACGTCAGCCGAACAACGACCGCTGCGTGATCTGTTACTTCGGAGACGGTGCTGCTTCTGAGGGCGATGCTCATGCCGCCTTCAACTTTGCCGCCACTCTTGATTGCCCTGTCATTTTATTCTGGTtagtaaaaattataattttatatttatatcagCTGCAGAACCATCAATCAGTCGACTTATGAATAAGAAAACGTCGCCACCACTGTCGGTACtcgatttaaaatttaattgaatcacaacataaaaatagaaaacgtATGTTTTACAGCCGAAACAACGGCTACGCCATATCGACGCCGACTAGCGAACAGTACCGCGGAGATGGCATAGCATCTCGAGGGCCTTCCATGGGGCTCAACACAGTTCGCATTGATGGCACAGACCCCTTGGCCGTGTACAACGCTGTCAAGCAAGCGAGAGAACTCACCATCAGTAGCAATAAGCCTGTCTTGATTGAAGCTATGTCTTACAGGTATATAAATCTTTAACTACATTGGCTCGTTGATATAATTAAATGCGCACTATTTATGACCGGAAAATCATAAAGAAAAATTAGGTCAAAATATTCTTATTCGaactaaataatttattttcagagtgGGCCATCACTCGACCTCTGATGACAGCAGTGCTTATAGATCTTTAGAAGAAATTGATAAATGGACCAAAGATGAGAGCGCTATGCAAAAgtttaaactttatttacaaaGAAAAGGTAGGTGTGCTCAAAACGAAACGAAGGTTAACTGTATTTCTACACTACTAAAAAAGGAAGTACTAAATCGATTTTGAAAATTCTTGCACAAGTATAAAGTTTAATTATTCCGGTGTGCTATAAATATAAgcaattttttaattatataatttacagGTCTTTGGGATGAAGATGCGGATAAGGATTGGACCAAGGAATCACGTAATACTGTTGTTAGAACTATGCAAGAAGCTGAGAAAAAGAAAAAGCCACATTGGAAAGAAATGCTTGAAGATGTCTACTATGACATGCCGCCTAGGATTCAGTAAGTTGAATTGTGATTTAGTGATAAGGACTAATGAGTTTCCATTAATCTATGACTTAATGAATCATACAAGTATCTTCCATAACACGCGCGaattaagttttttaaattaaatatctttTTCTTTCAGAAAACAAATGCAGCAGATGGAAAAGCATCTAAATAAATACAAGGAGCATTATCCCCTGAATCAGTATCAAAGTgactaaatataatttaataaatgtattcttttttttaaatacaatttactacctgttacattatgttatttttgtgtCCATTTGTCGAAATATTTAGAATATGATTCGGCAGTTCGCtataaatacattaaattaaaagaaaaaaatagtagaGAGTACGTACACTACACGCACGCTACAATCAAGTCCCGCAGATTTTAATTTGAAGATTTTGTAGATACTGACTGAGACGTCAGCGCCCCCGGCCGCGAAACTTGATTCGTGGATAGAAAAGAAGCGATAAGCAACTATTATAACACAAATAGACGAACATATTCTCATATGGTTTTCTTAAATAGTTAGATGGATTAAAAACTCAATAATCCTCTTAGTTTagagtataattaattaatgttttcTATAAATTGGTTTAAAATGTCGATAAATATTGAACGAATCAGGAAAAAATTAAGCCGACGGGTAACTTTAATCGGAAACGCTGTCTAAACCCTTAGAAATATAACAAACCAATTATGATGATCCTCTTTTATAGGTCTTCAGAAAAGTCCGCGATGGCTTAGGTTATATTTTCTAAGTATCTCTTATTATacccattttaatttaaaaaaaatcgtcacattttatacttattaaacattaattttatttgatatttaagaATTAAGTATCAAATAACACATTTGTAGTTGGAACATACTCGTTATGTATGATAAAATAATTCATCACTCAGTGATCTGATGAATCAGAGTAGCGCCAAAACGCCcgcactatggatcgaaaaatggctttcatagacatagggatttaaagtagctccatacaaatttttcgtaaaaaaattataattcatccgcttttgcacagaatcaactcgggtatcattttcctatatagtaataggtaatagaagctatatccagcaacaaaacccgccacttaaaatttgaaatccctatgtctatgaaagccatttttatacttacttgggtatacttaacccctgcctactccatcaggaatacaggcgtgatgccattatgtcttataatgttgttaaatacctgtgttacttgaaagaaaccgtttctaaacaaaaaataaatattttttattttgacgattttttaaaaaaaaacggcatctcaaaccgttatatgagttatgtcaaaaaatcgtaaataattagtacgataaccatctgtcaggatattacggttttttttgccgtttttgagataatcggatttttcatagtagctccatacaaatttttcgtaaaaaaaaatataattcatccacttttgcacagaatcaactcgggtatcattttcctatatagtaataggtaatagaagctatatccagcaaaaaaaccgccacttaaaattttaaatccctatgtctatgaaagccatttttcgatccatagtgcgCCCTGAGACTCAAAACAGTGACCTTATTTCGAACTGATAAAAATGTTTCACCCACATCACTATAGCTGTCAGAGACGCCTTTCGCCATGCGTGTTTGTTTACTACTTGAATTTGTGTTCGGGGTTGTGCTAGCGGATagtattttagatttttattgtaaatcaAATAGTATTCATACAATTTATTACTATTCAAAATGTCTCTATTTACCCGTACGGACGTAACCGCAGTAAAATTATatcaaaactatattttttctgGTAAGTATTCGGTTTTTAACACTTGTTGGT
Encoded proteins:
- the LOC126371482 gene encoding 2-oxoisovalerate dehydrogenase subunit alpha, mitochondrial, with protein sequence MALRTGATFLKLNTLRQAIRVLSTHTRPEVSHNGGKADFPGAKAPYVNEMKFLNETSYDPIPIYRVINNNGEIIDNKEDPNIDKDTLLHMYKTMVQLSQMDKILYESQRQGRISFYMTNNGEEGMHVGSAAALSPHDLVFAQYREVGVFLYRGVTVTELVNQCYGNHEDPGKGRQMPVHYGNKHHNLVTISSPLATQMPQAVGAAYALKRQPNNDRCVICYFGDGAASEGDAHAAFNFAATLDCPVILFCRNNGYAISTPTSEQYRGDGIASRGPSMGLNTVRIDGTDPLAVYNAVKQARELTISSNKPVLIEAMSYRVGHHSTSDDSSAYRSLEEIDKWTKDESAMQKFKLYLQRKGLWDEDADKDWTKESRNTVVRTMQEAEKKKKPHWKEMLEDVYYDMPPRIQKQMQQMEKHLNKYKEHYPLNQYQSD
- the LOC126371489 gene encoding cyclin-K-like, with protein sequence MPYWYYDKKDLQNTPSFRDGISNDTENRYRKEGARFIIDTGSKMDLGYNTVATGVVYFHRFYMFHSFKTFPRYITACCCLFLAGKVEETPKKCKDIIKVAKSLLTEQKFGTFGEDPKEEVMTLERILLQTIKFDLQVEHPYGYLLKYAKCLKGDKGKLQKMVQMAWTFVNDSLCTTLCLQWEPEVIAVALMFLAGKLSKFEVVDWNGRTPKHTAWWDMFVEDITMDLLEDICHQVLDLYSPQTQASGGDSPPISAKQPKNDKKPPSVTPPASVSPVAATKPVTAAAHTPIKNGADAKLEPPKIEPPLRFPYPYPGLPAYPPVYSAPPPNIPPPPRIPLSGPPPPLYSEPPPAPPGAGAPGPRFPGVVVPPPHYFPPLPGRGPPPPGPPPRPYYPPP